A stretch of the Corythoichthys intestinalis isolate RoL2023-P3 chromosome 22, ASM3026506v1, whole genome shotgun sequence genome encodes the following:
- the si:ch211-13c6.2 gene encoding eukaryotic translation initiation factor 3 subunit A isoform X4, whose product MVREQMVPKFQDILEYVDYLKLDEPVIGLNFLEEEPSMHADRYNIGPRYTCTLCNTSGSSPEMIHHVIGRKHRQKYIETKRPDLVTWEKHSNFTQMGKIIRTRAEIIARQDGSGYPVPMKKSKNTGKLPTKVPPWLRQNEDTLNSSGPHHQNQDFRGSHPRGSIPSLLNIPPLHPARAPSLNVADSRQTTNPWERQLARGDDWERGPHHGKGLDPDSYLDNAVTRSHHEPSNETRRGWDQPAEGYGEPGTNKNFFSEKVQLQFQPSLSDNQGDQRHWSSDKDPILKLGSSNPKPPTRNVRSPPDHPDGNFIDYRHGARQAESLSAGPDNSRTPSQDFGGMLDIPESFRRFMSGPADNEASSKRKRKSRFSDATPEEVESANQMFSNRPPDAKLRNPLRSDVETVQQGTRGTFRHLNQFSQTKQQNSPMGLQMSSKHSHGQTLRQDSDFRRAENVYGREHNYGEGNWTNMRDAQELYKQGHREAGGYEENAGQEEIYSARRLEEQVLQNDCFERGAQETDRFQRGALETDRFQRGALETDRFQRGALETDRFLIGAQDTDRFQRGAQQTGRGAHQTDRDERSAQQADRDERGAQQTDRFGRGAQQADRFGRGAQQIDRYEGGAHQTDRFGRGAHQTDRFGRGAHQADRFGRGAQQADRFGRGAQQADRYEGGAQQTDRYEGGAQQTDRYEGGAQQGDRYEEGAQQGDRYEGGSQQTDRYDRSAQQTDRFGRGAQQADRFGRGAQQADRFGRGAQQADRFGRGAQQADRFGRGAQQADRFGRGAQQADRFGRGAQQAERYDRGAQQADRFERGTQQSNRCERDSQQVDHYERGAQQVDSSHGSAWLPDRSQGDARRPDRSQGVTRWADRFENEAQEPDRFEGGAQQQIQQGDLQTGSQGFYNSHLPPLDVESDATYQNTQYTNKLEKLKSTILQYMARN is encoded by the exons ATGGTTCGGGAACAAATGGTGCCCAAATTCCAGGATATTTTGGAATACGTCGATTACCTGAAGCTCGACGAGCCAGTCATCG GTTTAAACTTTTTGGAGGAGGAGCCAAGCATGCATGCCGACCGTTACAATATAGGCCCCCGATACACGTGCACGCTGTGTAATACCTCCGGCTCCTCACCGGAAATGATCCATCACGTGATTGGGCGGAAACACAGGCAGAAATACATT GAGACAAAGCGTCCAGATCTGGTGACATGGGAGAAACATTCGAATTTTACGCAAATGGGAAAGATTATTCGCACTAGAGCGGAGATCATCGCCAGGCAGGATGGAAGCGGATATCCCGTG CCAATGAAGAAAAGTAAGAACACAGGAAAATTACCGACAAAAG TTCCCCCATGGCTGAGGCAGAATGAAGACACCCTTAACTCCTCAGGCCCGCATCACCAGAACCAGGATTTTCGAGGCTCGCACCCCAGGGGTTCTATCCCGAGCCTCCTGAACATACCCCCCTTGCACCCGGCCAGGGCTCCCTCACTAAACGTGGCTGATAGCAGACAGACAACGAACCCGTGGGAGCGGCAGCTAGCGAGGGGTGACGACTGGGAGAGAGGTCCTCACCACGGAAAAGGCTTGGACCCGGATAGTTATCTGGATAACGCTGTCACAAGAAGTCATCACGAGCCCAGTAACGAGACACGACGGGGTTGGGATCAACCTGCCGAAGGTTACGGGGAGCCAggaacaaacaaaaactttttctcaGAGAAAGTACAGCTGCAGTTTCAGCCCAGTCTTTCGGATAATCAAGGAGATCAGCGGCACTGGTCTTCTGACAAGGATCCGATCCTAAAACTCGGCTCGAGCAATCCGAAACCCCCTACGAGGAATGTCCGCTCACCTCCGGACCACCCTGATGGGAATTTTATAGACTACCGTCACGGAGCGCGACAAGCAGAGTCGCTTTCGGCCGGTCCCGACAATTCCCGCACCCCTTCACAAGATTTCGGTGGCATGCTGGACATCCCGGAGTCTTTCCGCCGTTTCATGAGTGGCCCCGCCGACAATGAGGCGTCCTCGAAACGCAAAAGAAAGAGTCGCTTCTCAGACGCCACACCCGAAGAAGTGGAGTCGGCCAACCAGAT GTTCAGCAACCGTCCCCCAGATGCCAAACTCAGAAATCCTCTGAGATCAGACGTTGAAACGGTACAGCAGGGGACTCGCGGAACTTTCCGTCATCTGAACCAATTTTCACAAACAAAG CAGCAAAACAGTCCCATGGGACTGCAGATGTCTTCAAAACACTCTCACGGTCAAACACTCCGGCAAGATTCCGACTTTAGAAGAGCCGAAAACGTCTACGGGAGGGAACACAACTATGGAGAGGGAAACTGGACCAACATGCGCGATGCCCAAGAGTTGTACAAACAAGGACACAGAGAGGCCGGAGGGTATGAGG AAAATGCCGGTCAGGAAGAAATATACTCTGCACGTCGTTTGGAAGAGCAAGTGCTGCAGAATGACTGCTTTGAAAGGGGCGCGCAAGAGACCGACCGCTTCCAAAGAGGCGCGCTTGAGACCGACCGCTTCCAAAGAGGCGCGCTTGAGACCGACCGCTTCCAAAGAGGCGCGCTTGAGACTGACCGCTTCCTAATAGGTGCGCAGGACACCGACCGCTTTCAAAGAGGCGCGCAGCAGACCGGAAGAGGCGCACACCAGACCGACCGTGACGAAAGAAGCGCTCAACAGGCCGACCGCGACGAAAGAGGCGCGCAACAGACCGACCGCTTCGGAAGAGGTGCCCAGCAGGCTGACCGCTTTGGAAGGGGCGCGCAGCAGATTGACCGCTACGAAGGAGGCGCCCATCAGACCGACCGCTTCGGAAGAGGCGCCCATCAGACTGACCGCTTCGGAAGAGGCGCCCATCAGGCCGACCGCTTCGGAAGGGGCGCCCAACAGGCCGACCGCTTCGGAAGGGGCGCGCAGCAGGCCGACCGCTACGAAGGAGGCGCGCAACAGACCGACCGCTACGAAGGAGGCGCGCAACAGACCGACCGCTACGAAGGAGGCGCGCAACAGGGCGACCGCTACGAAGAAGGCGCGCAACAGGGCGACCGCTACGAAGGAGGCTCGCAGCAGACCGACCGCTACGATAGAAGCGCGCAGCAGACCGACCGCTTCGGAAGAGGCGCCCAACAGGCCGACCGCTTCGGAAGAGGCGCCCAACAGGCCGACCGCTTCGGAAGAGGCGCCCAACAGGCCGACCGCTTCGGAAGAGGCGCCCAACAGGCCGACCGCTTCGGAAGAGGCGCCCAACAGGCCGACCGCTTCGGAAGAGGCGCCCAACAGGCCGACCGCTTCGGAAGAGGCGCCCAACAGGCCGAGCGCTACGATAGAGGCGCGCAGCAGGCCGACCGCTTCGAAAGGGGCACTCAGCAGTCCAACCGCTGCGAAAGAGACTCGCAGCAGGTCGACCACTACGAAAGAGGCGCCCAGCAGGTCGACAGCTCCCATGGAAGCGCCTGGCTGCCCGACCGCTCCCAAGGGGATGCCAGACGGCCCGACCGCTCGCAAGGCGTCACCCGGTGGGCTGACCGCTTTGAAAATGAGGCCCAAGAGCCCGACCGCTTCGAAGGAGGCGCTCAGCAGCAGATCCAGCAGGGTGACCTCCAAACAGGCTCTCAGGGGTTTTACAATTCTCACTTGCCACCCTTGGATGTAGAGAGCGACGCCACTTACCAGAACACTCAGTATACCAATAAATTGGAAAaactcaaatccactatcctgcAATACATGGCCAGGAATTAA